The Paenibacillus amylolyticus genome contains the following window.
CAATGATTGCTGAGTAGATGGCTATCGGCGGATTCACTCCATCGCTCAAGGTATTGAGCTGCTGGTAAGGGAACAATTGAATTGGTTAAGATGTCCTTCGCTCGGACAGCACGTCAACGACATATTACTTAACAAAACACCTGCGATATCTAAAACGATCTGAGGTCTGCCTTTCATTTTATCGCCTCCCCAAGTTCATCTAATGCGACGTATAACAGGCCTCAAGTTACTTAAAAGCATCATGCGGAAGTACAGCATGTACACCCTTCACGCCATTCACAATTTGGGTGATACGCAGGTCGATTACCGCGCTTCCAAGTGCAATCGCTTCCACGCGCTGCAAGCCGTATAACTCCCCCATCAGAGTGAGCATCCCGTCTAATGCTTGAACGGTAGCCTCATTCAGATCTTCATGAAAACCGAAGGTAAGCCAGCCGGATGGCGTATGTGCACGAGGATTGGTCAGAACCATATCATCAATCACGTTGATCGTAATATCCACAACCTCCATTGCACATTCAATGGCCTGACAACTGACTTCACCATCTCCCTGACGTGCATGACCATCACCAATCGCGAGATAACCACCGTCTACAGGAATAGGTAAGTATAATTTACTTCCCTGCACCAGTTCCTTGCAGTCGATGTTCCCTCCACAATAACGTGGCGGCCAAGTCGTATGAATTCCTCCAGCTTCAGGTGGCATTCCCACTACACCCATGAACGGAGAGAGAGATACCGTGAAGGGTTTCCCGTTTATTTACAGGTTCCACTCATCGTGTGGCGATCAAGTGTCCAGTTCAGCGACAGTTCTTCAACCTCTGTTAGATGTAACTTCTGATTCTGCCAGTTCGGATATCCCCCAGCGGAAGTAAATCCATAACTCCCGGGCACGATTTCATTGAAAACGATCTCCAATGTCTGTCCTTGCTTCGCCTCTTCAATATAGATCGGACCGATTAATGCATGACCTCCATCTTTTTCACCTTGTCGCTCAAAAGGTTTCATGCGTTCCGCATAACTCACCCCGGTTCCCCAGCCCGCATCCAGCGTCTGAAAACGAATGGAGTCACCAGATTTCACGCTCAACATGGGAGTTACCTCATTGGTAAATGACCCAATCAGACTTTCTTGAGTTAGTTCAATCGTATGAGTACTCACTACAATCCCTCCCTGGTTTAAGATACGTATTATATTCAAAGCAAGCCACATGCTGCATCCCATGCTGCCTCTACAGGCTAAATCCTTTATGCTTCGAGGTTGGCAAGGTATTTCTTCAATGGTTCCATATGATGCTGATCATGCCATATAAAATCTTTCAGGTATTGAGGAATATAAAATACGTTACCCTCTGCGTCCAAATACGTCTGATGAAGTTGCTCTTCCGGTAGCCCTCGAATATCATTCATAATTTTATGGAGGTACGTGATAGCCTTATTTACAATTTCCGACGTCTCTGTGCGGGAACCATACTCAATAGCTTTGCGATTAAACTCTTCAAAATTGATATGTTTCAACGTAACTGCCTGCTTCAAAGCAATCTTCTCAATCGCTTCTTTGTAAAAATATCGATCCCATAACATGATGTGACTTACGATTGATTTTATCGTCCATTTCCCTTCTTCCATACTGGAATTCCAAATCTTTTCTTCAAGATTAGTCAACCTTCTGACAAAGAGCGTCCATTCTTCAAAAGTTTGAAGCAAAAGTTCAATCTCTTTGGTCATAATTACACCCGCCCTTCTCCAAATAGTCAAGAAGCTGGAACACCATGCTCATGAATGTCCAGCTTCGCAATATCATCTTCACATATTTTTCAATGGTTCTTGATGGGGCTCGAACAGCGCTGTGATAATCATCTCGGCACATTCCTCAGGTGTATGCACACTCGTATCCACCGAGTAACTATACTGAATGTCGGAAGCCATGATTTGATGCTGCTCATCCGATTGCTCTACTCTGCGATCCCCACGTTCGATGTTCCGCTGACGGCAGATATCGAGGGGGCAATATAACTCAATGATATCCAGTGGGTACCCTTCAAAAATCTGTTTGACTTGTTCATAATGCGGCGCAAGCTCCGGTCTTTCCACTAGTATGCCATCGATCAGAACATGCTTGCCATGGTCGGAAAATACTTTT
Protein-coding sequences here:
- a CDS encoding acetamidase/formamidase family protein; translated protein: MPPEAGGIHTTWPPRYCGGNIDCKELVQGSKLYLPIPVDGGYLAIGDGHARQGDGEVSCQAIECAMEVVDITINVIDDMVLTNPRAHTPSGWLTFGFHEDLNEATVQALDGMLTLMGELYGLQRVEAIALGSAVIDLRITQIVNGVKGVHAVLPHDAFK
- a CDS encoding DinB family protein; this translates as MTKEIELLLQTFEEWTLFVRRLTNLEEKIWNSSMEEGKWTIKSIVSHIMLWDRYFYKEAIEKIALKQAVTLKHINFEEFNRKAIEYGSRTETSEIVNKAITYLHKIMNDIRGLPEEQLHQTYLDAEGNVFYIPQYLKDFIWHDQHHMEPLKKYLANLEA
- a CDS encoding AAA family ATPase, with the translated sequence MEKGRIIFLNGVTSSGKTSIVEAMQSYDDPFFYVVANDLFENTIGDKHLQTDYWKYLSEAILMMYHTAKVFSDHGKHVLIDGILVERPELAPHYEQVKQIFEGYPLDIIELYCPLDICRQRNIERGDRRVEQSDEQHQIMASDIQYSYSVDTSVHTPEECAEMIITALFEPHQEPLKNM